Proteins encoded together in one Chitinophaga sp. LS1 window:
- a CDS encoding RNA polymerase sigma factor encodes MTRTHLDTVFFQRIAAGDQTAFAVLVSQYSKVVYSVAYRLTRSVPLSEEIVQDVFLKIWLKRAMLVDIVNFPAFLHTVSTNIIYSTLRQQQRDVLSINATDIEAHQPAVNATEDIVQDREYAGLLEKAIRRLPERQQQTYILIKKEGMKRDAAAAAMNISPETVKSNLEQAMKNIRAFCLANLDILMIIIWLIL; translated from the coding sequence ATGACGAGGACACATTTGGATACTGTCTTCTTCCAGCGCATCGCAGCAGGTGATCAGACTGCATTTGCAGTTTTGGTATCCCAATACTCTAAAGTTGTGTATAGCGTCGCATACAGGCTCACAAGGTCTGTTCCCCTTTCGGAAGAGATTGTGCAGGATGTATTTCTGAAGATCTGGCTGAAAAGGGCAATGCTTGTTGATATCGTGAACTTTCCAGCTTTTCTGCATACTGTTTCAACAAATATCATCTATAGTACACTCCGGCAACAACAGAGGGATGTTTTGAGTATCAATGCGACAGACATAGAAGCGCATCAACCTGCGGTGAATGCAACAGAAGACATAGTTCAGGACCGGGAATATGCCGGCTTATTGGAGAAGGCGATCCGCCGGTTACCAGAGCGCCAGCAACAAACCTATATACTTATTAAAAAAGAAGGGATGAAAAGAGATGCAGCCGCTGCGGCTATGAACATCTCTCCGGAAACAGTGAAATCTAATCTGGAACAGGCAATGAAGAACATCCGGGCATTTTGCCTGGCTAATCTGGACATACTGATGATTATTATCTGGTTGATCCTGTAA
- a CDS encoding aldo/keto reductase yields the protein MEYRQLGGSGLRVPVLSFGTATFGGGNEFFKAWGSTQVEEARRLIDICLEAGVNFFDTANVYSAGTSEEILGKALKGLRDQVLISTKSTFPLGEGVNDYGSSRFNLIKSAEASLKRLGTDYIDVYHLHGFDANTPVEETLNALNTLVQSGKVRYIACSNFSGWHLMKSLSISERYGWSKYIAHQAYYSLVNRDFEWELMPLGIDQNVGTIVWSPLAAGRLSGKYRRNQPAPADSRVAQGGSPIPASAITDEVFYNIIDELEAIAKEVERTVAQVAINWLLQRPTVSNIIIGARNEEQLKQNFGAVGWNLTVDQVKRLDKVSEVPPVYPYWHQREFPMLNAAPKLY from the coding sequence ATGGAATACAGACAATTAGGAGGATCAGGATTAAGAGTACCCGTATTGAGTTTTGGGACAGCGACCTTCGGTGGTGGCAACGAGTTTTTTAAAGCATGGGGTAGCACGCAGGTAGAAGAAGCGCGTCGCCTGATAGATATCTGTTTAGAAGCTGGTGTCAATTTTTTTGACACTGCCAATGTATATTCAGCAGGAACTTCTGAAGAGATCCTGGGCAAGGCCCTGAAAGGCCTGCGCGATCAGGTCCTGATTTCTACAAAATCCACTTTCCCGTTGGGTGAAGGGGTGAATGATTATGGTTCTTCCCGTTTTAATCTTATCAAGAGCGCTGAAGCGAGTTTGAAGAGACTGGGTACAGATTATATCGATGTGTATCACCTGCATGGCTTTGATGCCAATACGCCTGTAGAGGAAACGCTGAATGCCCTGAATACGCTGGTACAGAGTGGTAAAGTGCGTTACATAGCCTGCTCTAACTTCTCCGGCTGGCACCTGATGAAGTCACTGTCAATATCTGAAAGATATGGCTGGTCTAAGTACATCGCACACCAGGCCTACTATTCACTGGTAAACAGGGATTTTGAGTGGGAGTTGATGCCACTGGGTATCGATCAGAACGTGGGTACCATCGTATGGAGCCCGCTGGCAGCAGGCAGATTAAGTGGTAAATACCGCCGTAACCAGCCTGCACCTGCTGATTCAAGGGTAGCGCAGGGTGGTAGCCCCATTCCGGCATCTGCCATCACTGACGAGGTGTTTTACAACATCATCGACGAACTGGAAGCTATTGCCAAAGAAGTAGAGAGAACAGTGGCGCAGGTAGCCATCAACTGGTTGCTGCAAAGACCGACTGTTTCCAATATCATCATTGGAGCCAGGAATGAAGAACAGCTGAAACAGAATTTTGGAGCAGTAGGCTGGAACCTGACCGTAGATCAGGTAAAGCGACTGGATAAGGTAAGCGAGGTACCACCGGTGTATCCTTACTGGCACCAGCGTGAGTTCCCAATGCTGAATGCAGCGCCGAAATTGTACTAA